One Canis lupus familiaris isolate Mischka breed German Shepherd chromosome 20, alternate assembly UU_Cfam_GSD_1.0, whole genome shotgun sequence genomic region harbors:
- the ABHD6 gene encoding monoacylglycerol lipase ABHD6 isoform X4, whose translation MDLDVVNMFVIAGGTLAIPILAFVASFLLWPSALIKIYYWYWRRTLGMQVRYAYHEDYQFCYSFRGRPGPKPSILMLHGFSAHKDMWLSVVKFLPKNLHLVCVDMPGHEGTTRSSLDDLSIDGQVKRIHQFVECLKLNKKPFHLIGTSMGGHVAGVYAAYYPSDVCSLCLVCPAGLQYSTDNQFVQRLKELQDSAAVEKIPLIPSTPEEMSEMLQLCSYVRFKVPQQILQGLVDVRIPHNNFYRKLFLEIVSEKSRYSLHQNMDKIKVPTQIIWGKQDQVLDVSGADMLAKSIANCQVELLENCGHSVVMERPRKTAKLIVDFLASVHSPGNNKKLD comes from the exons ATGGATCTTGACGTGGTTAACATGTTTGTGATCGCCGGCGGGACACTGGCCATCCCCATCCTGGCGTTTGTAGCCTCATTTCTCCTATGGCCTTCAGCGCTGATAAAAATCTACTACTG GTACTGGCGGAGAACACTGGGCATGCAGGTCCGCTACGCATACCATGAAGACTATCAGTTCTGCTATTCTTTCCGGGGCAGGCCTGGGCCCAAACCGTCCATCCTCATGCTCCATGGATTCTCTGCACACAAGGATATGTGGCTCAGCGTGGTCAAG TTCCTTCCAAAGAATCTGCACTTGGTCTGTGTGGACATGCCAGGACATGAGGGGACCACCCGATCCTCCCTGGATGACCTGTCTATAGATGGGCAAGTAAAGAGAATACACCAG TTTGTAGAATGCCTCAAGCTGAACAAAAAACCCTTCCATCTGATAGGCACCTCCATGGGTGGCCATGTGGCTGGGGTATATGCCGCTTACTACCCATCAGATGTCTGCAGTCTTTGTCTTGTGTGCCCTGCTG GCCTGCAGTACTCAACTGATAATCAATTTGTACAGCGGCTCAAAGAACTGCAGGACTCAGCCGCCGTCGAGAAGATCCCCTTGATCCCGTCCACCCCAGAAGAGATGAGTGAAATGCTCCAGCTCTGCTCCTATGTCCGCTTCAAGGTGCCCCAGCAG ATCCTTCAAGGCCTTGTTGACGTCCGCATTCCTCATAACAACTTCTACCGAAAGC TGTTTTTGGAAATCGTCAGTGAGAAGTCAAGATACTCCCTCCATCAGAACATGGACAAGATCAAGGTTCCCACACAGATCATTTGGGGGAAGCAAGACCAG GTGCTTGACGTGTCTGGTGCAGACATGTTGGCCAAGTCAATCGCCAACTGCCAGGTGGAACTTCTAGAAAACTGTGGGCATTCCGTGGTAATGGAGAGGCCCAGGAAGACAGCCAAGCTCATCGTTGACTTCTTAGCTTCTGTGCACAGCCCAGGCAACAATAAGAAGCTGGACTGA